From Acomys russatus chromosome 25, mAcoRus1.1, whole genome shotgun sequence, a single genomic window includes:
- the Hmox2 gene encoding heme oxygenase 2: MSSELETSEGVDESEKNSMAPEKENHAKMADLSELLKEGTKEAHDRAENTQFVKDFLKGNIKKELFKLATTALYFTYSALEEEMDRNKDHPAFAPLYFPLELHRKEALVKDMEYFFGENWEEQVKCSEAAQKYVDRIHYVGKNEPELLVAHAYTRYMGDLSGGQVLKKVAQRALKLPSTGEGTQFYLFEHVDNAQQFKQFYRARMNALDLNLKTKERIVEEANKAFEYNMQIFSELDQAGSMLARETLEDGLPIHDGKGDVRKCPFYAAQPDKGTLEGSGCPFQTAMAILRKPSLQLILAATVALAAGLFAWYYM; the protein is encoded by the exons AATGGCAGACCTTTCTGAGCTCTTAAAGGAAGGGACCAAGGAAGCACATGACCGGGCAGAAAATACCCAGTTTGTCAAAGACTTCTtgaaaggaaacattaaaaagGAACTATTTAAG CTGGCCACTACTGCACTTTACTTCACATACTCGGCCCTTGAGGAGGAAATGGACCGCAACAAAGACCACCCAGCCTTCGCCCCCTTGTATTTCCCCTTGGAGCTACACCGGAAGGAAGCACTGGTCAAGGACATGGAGTATTTCTTTGGTGAAAACTGGGAGGAGCAGGTGAAGTGCTCCGAGGCTGCCCAGAAGTATGTAGACCGGATTCACTATGTGGGGAAGAATGAGCCAGAGCTTCTGGTGGCCCATGCTTATACTCGTTACATGGGGGACCTTTCGGGAGGCCAGGTGCTCAAGAAGGTGGCCCAGCGGGCACTGAaactccccagcactggggaagggaCCCAGTTCTACCTGTTTGAGCATGTGGACAATGCCCAGCAGTTCAAGCAGTTCTACCGGGCCAGAATGAACGCCCTGGACCTGAATTTGAAGACCAAAGAGAGGATTGTGGAGGAAGCCAACAAAGCTTTTGAATACAATATGCAG ATATTCAGTGAactggaccaggctggctccatgctggccagagaaaccctggaggatGGGCTCCCCATACATGATGGGAAGGGAGATGTACGTAAATGCCCCTTTTATGCTGCTCAGCCAGACAAAG GTACCCTGGAAGGCAGCGGTTGCCCCTtccagacagccatggctatactgAGGAAGCCTAGCCTTCAGCTCATTCTAGCTGccactgtggccctggctgctggACTCTTTGCCTGGTACTACATGTGA